The following are encoded in a window of Lentisphaera araneosa HTCC2155 genomic DNA:
- a CDS encoding IS91 family transposase, with amino-acid sequence MMDLVELSERYWDELSSTLDQDQRRAFKAMMNCRQQSAGGSYYACTSCGHVHYHCRSCGNRFCSRCQNHRASQWLHRQKQRLLPCPYFMVTFTLPSSLRAIPRWRRKEMFDALFMASSQALKEMCKDRLGGECGMIGVLHTHGRDLCYHPHIHYIVPGLVLNSQEKLLRVIKKNYLVNNKALGALYRGKFLAALTEHKIGFQSSLYAKSGMWMPKCRPRASCPRILSRSSCEV; translated from the coding sequence ATGATGGATTTAGTCGAGCTCAGCGAAAGATATTGGGACGAGCTGAGTTCGACACTTGATCAGGATCAGAGACGCGCTTTTAAGGCTATGATGAATTGCCGTCAGCAGAGTGCAGGTGGATCTTACTATGCCTGCACGAGTTGTGGACATGTTCATTATCACTGCCGATCTTGCGGAAACCGCTTCTGCAGCCGTTGCCAAAACCATCGGGCGAGCCAGTGGCTTCATCGACAAAAACAGCGTCTCTTGCCATGTCCTTACTTCATGGTGACCTTTACTCTGCCGAGCTCTTTGCGTGCCATTCCAAGATGGCGACGAAAAGAGATGTTTGATGCCTTGTTCATGGCCTCAAGTCAAGCTCTCAAAGAAATGTGTAAAGATCGTCTTGGTGGTGAATGTGGCATGATTGGCGTTCTGCATACCCATGGGCGAGACTTGTGCTATCATCCTCATATTCACTACATCGTTCCCGGGCTCGTACTCAATAGTCAGGAAAAGCTCTTACGAGTGATCAAGAAAAATTATCTCGTCAACAATAAAGCTTTAGGCGCATTGTATCGTGGTAAATTTCTCGCAGCCTTAACTGAGCACAAAATTGGCTTCCAATCCTCGCTTTATGCAAAAAGTGGAATGTGGATGCCGAAGTGTAGGCCAAGGGCTTCATGCCCTCGAATACTTAGTCGCTCCTCATGCGAGGTGTAG
- a CDS encoding alkaline phosphatase D family protein, which translates to MKHLITFILILGIPCVSTFASTQSISTNVDHYYEVEKLPQSIGFGSCAKEFKPQPILKTIADMNPDLFIYLGDNIYADYLNKKQYRGTPERPYVDGKDLQHMKAKYAQLAKKKEFIHLKKTTKLIATWDDHDYGANDSGKEYPYKEQSKKIFLDFWEEPSDSKRRQREGIHTSYYYKNGNNSLQILLLDTRTFRDLLNTKNGKVSPHTDPKKSILGKTQWSWLENQLNLPATRRIICTSIQFGHQFNGYESWTNFPHEKQKMLDLIEKTKVKNITFISGDVHWGEISKIKEGLYDITASGLTETWYKTSPNKFRVGKAMKEHHFGWCEFNWETKSVTFQLRNKKSKVVNELIIPSL; encoded by the coding sequence ATGAAGCATTTAATAACTTTTATACTTATACTTGGAATCCCCTGTGTAAGCACCTTCGCTAGTACTCAGAGTATCTCTACTAATGTAGATCATTACTACGAAGTCGAGAAACTACCGCAAAGCATTGGTTTCGGTTCCTGTGCCAAGGAGTTTAAACCTCAGCCAATCCTCAAAACGATTGCAGATATGAACCCGGATTTATTTATTTATTTGGGAGATAATATTTATGCTGATTACCTAAATAAAAAGCAATATAGAGGAACCCCAGAGAGGCCTTATGTAGATGGTAAGGATCTGCAACACATGAAAGCCAAATATGCACAACTGGCAAAAAAAAAGGAGTTTATACACCTTAAAAAAACGACTAAGTTGATTGCTACTTGGGATGACCATGATTATGGTGCCAATGATTCCGGCAAAGAGTACCCCTATAAAGAACAATCGAAAAAAATATTTTTAGACTTCTGGGAAGAACCTAGCGACTCAAAACGTCGCCAGCGTGAAGGTATACATACTTCTTATTACTATAAAAATGGAAATAATAGCCTACAGATTCTCTTACTGGATACACGCACCTTTCGTGATCTTCTGAATACCAAAAATGGAAAGGTTTCCCCCCATACCGATCCAAAAAAAAGCATTCTTGGCAAGACTCAGTGGTCTTGGCTAGAAAATCAGTTAAACCTACCGGCCACACGACGTATTATTTGTACTAGTATTCAATTTGGGCATCAATTTAACGGCTATGAATCATGGACGAACTTTCCACATGAAAAACAGAAAATGCTTGACCTTATTGAGAAAACAAAAGTAAAAAACATCACCTTCATTTCCGGTGATGTTCACTGGGGAGAAATATCCAAAATCAAAGAAGGATTGTACGATATAACCGCCAGCGGACTCACAGAGACTTGGTATAAAACCTCCCCAAATAAATTCCGCGTTGGTAAAGCTATGAAAGAACATCATTTTGGCTGGTGTGAGTTCAACTGGGAGACAAAATCTGTCACCTTTCAACTTCGCAATAAAAAGAGCAAAGTTGTTAACGAATTAATAATACCTTCTCTCTAA
- a CDS encoding transposase: protein MQKVECGCRSVGQGLHALEYLVAPHARCSFRAILVRKEDKVRLRYKDSQTKRMDSKDFGPVEFLQRLAQHVLPRGFHRVREYGFLAPAAKKKLFLMQNLLEVKIPNDPPPKLPALRCSLCQGIMLPIGRVISEGRLKQESLVSVGARSPPIVSIS from the coding sequence ATGCAAAAAGTGGAATGTGGATGCCGAAGTGTAGGCCAAGGGCTTCATGCCCTCGAATACTTAGTCGCTCCTCATGCGAGGTGTAGTTTCAGAGCAATCCTTGTCCGAAAAGAGGATAAAGTTCGACTGCGGTATAAGGATTCGCAGACCAAGCGGATGGACTCCAAAGATTTTGGACCCGTGGAGTTTTTACAGCGCCTCGCTCAGCACGTCTTGCCAAGGGGCTTCCATCGCGTGCGGGAATACGGTTTTCTCGCTCCTGCAGCCAAGAAAAAACTCTTTCTTATGCAGAACTTACTGGAAGTCAAAATTCCCAATGATCCTCCGCCAAAATTACCTGCGCTACGCTGCAGTCTTTGTCAGGGCATTATGCTGCCCATTGGCCGAGTCATTAGTGAAGGACGTCTCAAGCAAGAATCTTTAGTGTCAGTAGGGGCACGCTCGCCGCCTATAGTTTCAATCTCCTAA